Proteins found in one Scyliorhinus canicula unplaced genomic scaffold, sScyCan1.1, whole genome shotgun sequence genomic segment:
- the LOC119961181 gene encoding immunoglobulin superfamily member 11-like, whose translation MYPDTIIGVLLISAVAIADVKVTQSPGNIEITEGQEFQISCTFTTSSNVTQYGITWYKAVAGCENCNVMNTSEEFIGRVLDKHDDVSKSKQLIVMDAKQNDSGIYYCEVVVMRAGNGRGKGTRVTVNGTWLFC comes from the exons ATGTACCCAGATACTATCATCGGGGTATTGCTGATTTCTG CTGTTGCTATTGCTGATGTCAAAGTAACTCAAAGTCCAGGAAATATCGAAATAACCGAAGGACAGGAGTTTCAAATCTCCTGCACGTTTACTACGTCTAGCAATGTCACACAATACGGAATCACCTGGTACAAGGCAGTAGCAGGTTGTGAAAACTGTAATGTTATGAACACGTCTGAAGAATTTATTGGGCGGGTATTGGATAAACATGATGACGTGTCAAAATCCAAACAACTTATAGTCATGGACGCAAAACAGAATGATTCTGGGATATATTATTGTGAAGTGGTTGTCATGCGTGCTGGCAATGGAAGGGGAAAGGGCACACGGGTAACAGTCAACGGTACGTGGCTATTCTGCTAA